The Microbacterium sp. KUDC0406 genome includes a window with the following:
- a CDS encoding ABC transporter ATP-binding protein, whose amino-acid sequence MEHSLDLPDRGDHPAARAARLPPPRGKVRPGSMSAQTAVKPSIIIDGVRKTFLLNHAFSLKDTVVAWIRRRKTTSVFEALKGIDLVIGEGESVAVLGMNGSGKSTLLKLVSGVMEPDDGQVLTRGRVAGLIEVGAGFHPELSGRENVFLNAAILGMKRHEIEARYDEIVAFSEIEQFIDQEVKHYSSGMFMRLAFSVAIHVELDVLLVDEILSVGDAPFREKCRLKFEELIAAGKTLVVVSHDMEMVRQLCTRGVVISKGEVVYDGGVEGAIELVDA is encoded by the coding sequence ATGGAACACTCTCTGGACCTTCCTGATCGCGGTGATCACCCTGCTGCTCGGGCAGCTCGTCTTCCGCCGCCTCGAGGGAAGGTTCGCCCAGGATCTATGAGCGCTCAGACGGCTGTGAAGCCCAGCATCATCATCGACGGCGTCCGCAAGACGTTCCTGCTCAATCACGCGTTCTCGCTGAAGGACACCGTGGTGGCGTGGATCCGGCGCCGCAAGACGACCAGCGTCTTCGAGGCGCTCAAGGGCATCGATCTCGTGATCGGCGAGGGCGAATCCGTCGCCGTCCTCGGGATGAACGGCTCCGGCAAGTCCACTCTCCTCAAGCTGGTCTCGGGGGTCATGGAACCGGACGACGGGCAGGTGCTCACCCGCGGTCGCGTCGCCGGGCTGATCGAAGTGGGCGCGGGATTCCACCCCGAACTCTCCGGCCGCGAGAACGTGTTCCTGAACGCCGCGATCCTCGGCATGAAGCGCCATGAGATCGAAGCGCGGTACGACGAGATCGTCGCGTTCAGCGAGATCGAGCAGTTCATCGACCAGGAGGTGAAGCACTATTCCTCGGGCATGTTCATGCGCCTCGCCTTCTCGGTCGCGATCCACGTCGAGCTCGACGTGCTGCTGGTCGACGAGATCCTCTCGGTCGGCGACGCCCCCTTCCGGGAGAAGTGCCGACTGAAGTTCGAGGAGCTCATCGCGGCGGGTAAGACCCTGGTGGTCGTCAGCCACGACATGGAGATGGTGCGCCAGCTGTGCACCCGCGGCGTGGTGATCTCGAAGGGCGAGGTCGTCTACGACGGCGGCGTCGAGGGGGCGATCGAGCTGGTGGACGCATGA
- a CDS encoding DUF6541 family protein, whose translation MIGAWMLQTPVLLTALFVVFVPGVLAMLAAGLRGLALLAFAPVFSVASTAVLALIFGMIGVPWSPLSWGVGSLAVILLAAALGWMLGNRMPTRTREPHRWLLPVALAAGVLFSAWRLIGYIHDPAGISQTNDDVFHLNAVRYILETADASSLHVNAVIGGHSFYPAAWHGVVSLIVMMSGTTIPVAANILTLVIGAVMWPLGIAWLARVLTGSATVTAYAAVLSGALQTFPLLMFQWGVLFPNALSTALIPAGVALVASLPVLRGGRGVWRDAARGALLVLVAAGSLLLSQPAAFLPWAAISLVWLTFRMLRAGAPVGRGWAIAVLVGIWVVFGGVWWYLAQGTSGSHWPPFRGKSAAVVDVLLNGQVGIPFAFGVSTLMIVGLIVAVRRAPLRWFAVSWLGVSALYVLVASAGRDVFRIDILGAWYADPYRIAALAPVVVIPLAALGADAIVRGAARLLKKDADGARWAVLGLVATTVFMLVVVLLRPVAMPNFRTGGFDDESRYDVTAESYLSIDERALLEKLDEYVEPGARVIGNPSTGMGFGYFFSGVDVYPRTWAPPSSGPWQVLAEGLRDGATDPAVCEALRAYGDPAYVLDFGPGEDEPGRYIMPGMTDFAGQPGFERVTGVGDASLWRITACAQ comes from the coding sequence ATGATCGGCGCCTGGATGCTGCAGACCCCGGTGCTCCTCACCGCGCTGTTCGTCGTGTTCGTACCCGGCGTGCTCGCGATGCTCGCCGCGGGCCTGCGCGGACTTGCGCTCCTCGCCTTCGCCCCGGTCTTCTCCGTCGCCTCGACAGCGGTCCTCGCGCTGATCTTCGGCATGATCGGCGTGCCATGGTCGCCACTGAGCTGGGGCGTCGGCAGCCTCGCGGTGATTCTGCTCGCCGCCGCGCTGGGATGGATGCTCGGGAACCGGATGCCGACGCGGACCAGGGAGCCGCATCGATGGCTGCTCCCCGTCGCCCTCGCCGCCGGTGTCCTGTTCTCCGCCTGGCGGCTGATCGGCTACATCCACGATCCGGCGGGGATCTCGCAGACCAACGACGACGTGTTCCACCTGAACGCGGTGCGGTACATCCTGGAGACCGCCGACGCCTCGTCACTGCACGTCAATGCGGTGATCGGGGGCCACAGCTTCTACCCGGCCGCCTGGCACGGCGTCGTCTCACTGATCGTGATGATGAGCGGCACGACCATCCCGGTGGCCGCGAACATCCTGACTCTGGTGATCGGCGCCGTGATGTGGCCGCTCGGGATCGCCTGGCTCGCGCGTGTCCTCACAGGCTCTGCGACCGTCACCGCGTACGCGGCGGTGCTCTCAGGGGCGCTGCAGACCTTCCCGCTGCTGATGTTCCAGTGGGGTGTGCTGTTCCCGAACGCCCTGTCGACCGCGCTCATCCCGGCGGGTGTCGCACTGGTGGCCTCTCTGCCAGTCTTGCGCGGGGGCAGAGGGGTGTGGCGGGATGCCGCGCGGGGCGCGCTGCTCGTCCTGGTCGCGGCGGGGTCTCTGCTGCTCTCCCAGCCTGCGGCGTTCCTTCCCTGGGCCGCCATCAGCCTGGTGTGGCTGACATTCCGTATGCTCCGCGCCGGTGCCCCCGTCGGCCGAGGATGGGCGATCGCTGTGCTGGTCGGGATCTGGGTCGTCTTCGGCGGCGTCTGGTGGTATCTCGCCCAGGGCACGAGCGGCTCGCACTGGCCGCCGTTCCGCGGGAAGAGCGCCGCCGTCGTCGACGTGCTGCTCAACGGTCAGGTCGGCATCCCCTTCGCCTTCGGCGTGAGCACACTCATGATCGTCGGCCTCATCGTCGCCGTGCGCCGTGCGCCGCTGCGCTGGTTCGCCGTCTCCTGGCTGGGCGTCTCGGCGCTGTACGTGCTCGTCGCCTCGGCGGGTCGGGACGTCTTCCGCATCGACATCCTCGGCGCCTGGTACGCCGACCCGTACCGGATAGCCGCGCTGGCCCCCGTGGTGGTCATCCCGCTCGCGGCGCTTGGCGCCGACGCGATCGTCCGCGGTGCAGCACGCCTGCTCAAGAAGGACGCTGACGGCGCGCGATGGGCGGTCCTCGGGTTGGTCGCGACGACCGTGTTCATGCTCGTCGTCGTTCTGCTCCGCCCCGTGGCGATGCCGAACTTCCGCACCGGCGGGTTCGACGACGAGTCCCGGTACGACGTGACCGCGGAGAGCTACCTCAGCATCGATGAGCGGGCGCTGCTCGAGAAGCTCGACGAGTACGTCGAGCCCGGTGCGAGGGTGATCGGCAATCCGAGCACGGGCATGGGATTCGGGTACTTCTTCAGCGGAGTCGACGTGTATCCGCGCACCTGGGCTCCGCCGTCGAGCGGTCCCTGGCAGGTGCTCGCGGAGGGACTGCGGGACGGGGCCACCGATCCTGCTGTGTGCGAGGCGCTGCGCGCCTACGGTGATCCGGCGTACGTGCTCGACTTCGGCCCAGGGGAGGACGAGCCGGGGCGATACATCATGCCCGGCATGACGGACTTCGCCGGCCAGCCTGGCTTCGAGCGCGTTACCGGGGTGGGGGACGCGTCGCTGTGGCGGATCACGGCGTGCGCTCAGTGA
- a CDS encoding DUF2304 domain-containing protein translates to MMLNPITYAFGIVAAVLALIAIIELMRRGTLRERHAVWWFVGGILALIIAVFPQTLGWAASLLGIVVPVNLVFFVAIGLLFLVSLQYGAELTRIEEKLRALAEQSAFQAERLRVLEQRAAEDDSVGPSGDPEGGR, encoded by the coding sequence ATGATGCTCAACCCGATCACCTATGCGTTCGGCATCGTCGCGGCAGTGCTCGCGCTGATCGCCATCATCGAGCTCATGCGGCGCGGTACGCTGCGCGAGCGGCATGCCGTGTGGTGGTTCGTCGGAGGGATCCTCGCGCTGATCATCGCCGTGTTCCCGCAGACGCTCGGCTGGGCTGCCTCGCTGCTCGGGATCGTCGTACCGGTCAACCTCGTCTTCTTCGTCGCCATCGGCCTGCTGTTCCTCGTGAGCCTGCAGTACGGCGCGGAGCTCACCCGGATCGAGGAGAAGCTCCGGGCGCTCGCCGAGCAGTCGGCCTTCCAAGCCGAGCGGCTGCGCGTGCTCGAGCAGCGTGCCGCCGAGGACGACTCCGTCGGTCCGTCCGGTGATCCCGAGGGCGGGCGATGA
- a CDS encoding ABC transporter permease: MTDTRELFAVVPRSEFDIPGQSHGLIDVVRWRYLLRLLVRTGVTTRYRNSVLGWTWSYVRPAAQFLVFWVVLGLFLNMNRVPNYAVYLFSGIVMINLFSEGFKNATTSIVGNAPLVRKVFLPRQLFAVSAIIVAFVHFLPQVGLLLLVCLLMGWITHVPLLAIGAIFAGMIIVMLFSLGLGLFFGALNVRYRDAENIVELMLLLATWASPVLYSWTMVQTAVVDKLHWPSWVVELYMLNPITQGVELFHYAFWRPASVGLDGMIPLPPGLAWNTLWTFLIAVITLLLGQLVFRRLEGRFAQDL, encoded by the coding sequence GTGACCGACACCCGAGAACTTTTCGCCGTCGTCCCGCGCTCCGAATTCGACATCCCGGGCCAGAGCCACGGACTGATCGATGTGGTGCGCTGGCGCTATCTGCTGCGCCTCCTGGTGCGCACCGGTGTGACCACCCGGTACCGCAACTCCGTGCTGGGGTGGACCTGGTCGTACGTGCGTCCCGCTGCGCAGTTCCTGGTGTTCTGGGTGGTGCTCGGACTGTTCCTCAATATGAACAGGGTCCCGAACTACGCGGTGTACCTGTTCTCGGGCATCGTCATGATCAACCTCTTCTCGGAGGGGTTCAAGAACGCGACGACCTCGATCGTGGGCAATGCTCCGTTGGTCCGCAAGGTGTTCCTCCCGCGTCAGCTGTTCGCGGTGTCGGCGATCATCGTCGCCTTCGTGCACTTTCTGCCCCAGGTCGGCCTGCTGCTGCTGGTCTGCCTGCTCATGGGCTGGATCACGCATGTGCCACTGCTCGCGATCGGTGCGATCTTCGCCGGGATGATCATCGTCATGCTGTTCTCGCTCGGACTCGGTCTGTTCTTCGGCGCCCTGAACGTGCGCTACCGCGACGCCGAGAACATCGTCGAGCTCATGCTGCTGCTCGCGACCTGGGCGTCTCCGGTGCTGTATTCCTGGACGATGGTGCAGACCGCCGTCGTCGACAAGCTGCACTGGCCGTCCTGGGTCGTCGAGCTGTACATGCTCAATCCGATCACCCAGGGGGTCGAGCTGTTCCACTACGCCTTCTGGCGCCCTGCATCCGTGGGGCTGGACGGGATGATCCCGTTGCCTCCCGGTCTGGCATGGAACACTCTCTGGACCTTCCTGATCGCGGTGATCACCCTGCTGCTCGGGCAGCTCGTCTTCCGCCGCCTCGAGGGAAGGTTCGCCCAGGATCTATGA
- a CDS encoding glycosyltransferase family 2 protein, with translation MRPVDQSVLVAIPALNEEDSVADVVRAVRRALPGSSCVVIDDGSSDATADRARAAGATVLSLPFNLGVGGAMRAAFRFARTRGFDVVVQVDADGQHDPVQIPELIRALDSADLVIGARFAGIGDYGVRGPRRWAMRILATVLSRVAKTRLTDVTSGFKAAGPRAVALFADNFPAEYLGDTVEALVIAARSGMTVRQVPVVMRERQAGAPSHRPVRAAVYLVRACAAFGLAMIRPRTGSEA, from the coding sequence ATGCGTCCGGTTGATCAGTCTGTTCTCGTCGCCATCCCGGCGCTGAACGAGGAGGATTCCGTCGCGGACGTGGTCCGCGCGGTGCGCCGTGCTCTTCCGGGGAGCAGCTGTGTCGTGATCGACGACGGCTCCAGCGATGCGACGGCCGACCGCGCGAGGGCGGCCGGGGCCACCGTGCTGTCCCTGCCGTTCAACCTGGGCGTGGGCGGCGCGATGCGGGCGGCATTCCGCTTCGCCAGGACTCGCGGCTTCGACGTCGTGGTGCAGGTCGACGCCGACGGACAGCACGACCCTGTGCAGATCCCTGAGCTGATACGTGCGCTGGACAGCGCCGACCTCGTCATCGGGGCGCGCTTCGCCGGAATCGGCGACTACGGAGTGCGCGGACCGCGGCGCTGGGCCATGCGTATCCTCGCCACGGTGCTCAGCAGAGTCGCGAAGACGCGTCTGACAGACGTCACGAGCGGCTTCAAGGCGGCGGGCCCGCGCGCTGTGGCGCTGTTCGCCGACAACTTCCCGGCGGAGTATCTCGGCGACACCGTCGAGGCCCTCGTGATCGCCGCGCGCTCCGGCATGACCGTGCGCCAGGTGCCCGTCGTGATGCGGGAACGCCAGGCCGGCGCGCCGTCGCACCGTCCGGTCCGGGCGGCCGTGTACCTCGTCCGCGCCTGCGCCGCCTTCGGGCTGGCCATGATCAGGCCGAGAACCGGATCGGAGGCATGA
- a CDS encoding glycosyltransferase family 4 protein, with translation MTSRVLIASRLFPPEVSAGAFRLGALARALVRSGDAVRVLTTVPPAHAPGLADPVGVRVDRRAVLRDSGGNVRGYLQYASFDVPLAFRLIRGRYDVAVAESPPTTALVVWAMSALKRRPVVYYAADVWTDGVISMGAAAPVVWAMRAMERFVLARSARIISVSSEVTERLEALGADPARIATVGNGIDTSVFSPEVPLPEAADDYFVYTGTMSEWQRPSVFIEALALIAEESDVKIRFFGQGSVEAELRELAERIVPGRVEFGGVVSPAESARWIRGAAGALVSIVPGIGYDFAKPTKTYAAAAVGTPVLFAGAAAGGDLVRQAGLGCAVEFRAEAVAEGMRQLLGERASGLSEQRRMERAEWARKSVSLDAVADRVAAVIHDAAYGR, from the coding sequence ATGACCTCCCGGGTCCTGATCGCTTCCCGGCTCTTCCCGCCGGAGGTCAGCGCCGGGGCGTTCCGCCTCGGCGCCCTCGCGCGGGCGCTGGTGCGCAGCGGAGACGCGGTGCGTGTGCTCACAACGGTGCCGCCGGCGCATGCACCGGGCCTGGCCGATCCCGTCGGCGTGCGAGTGGACCGCAGAGCGGTGCTGCGGGACAGCGGCGGCAACGTACGGGGATACCTGCAGTACGCCAGCTTCGACGTGCCGTTGGCGTTCCGGCTGATCCGCGGGCGCTACGACGTCGCCGTCGCGGAGTCACCGCCGACGACGGCTCTCGTGGTCTGGGCGATGTCGGCCCTGAAGCGTCGGCCTGTCGTGTATTACGCTGCGGACGTCTGGACGGACGGCGTCATCTCGATGGGAGCGGCGGCTCCCGTGGTGTGGGCGATGCGCGCCATGGAGCGCTTCGTGCTCGCCCGCTCCGCCCGGATCATCTCGGTCTCGTCCGAGGTGACGGAACGGCTGGAGGCGCTGGGCGCCGATCCTGCACGTATCGCCACGGTGGGCAACGGCATCGACACATCGGTCTTCTCTCCGGAGGTTCCCCTGCCCGAGGCTGCCGACGATTACTTCGTCTACACAGGAACGATGTCGGAGTGGCAGCGCCCGTCGGTGTTCATCGAGGCACTCGCCCTCATCGCCGAGGAGTCGGACGTGAAGATCCGCTTCTTCGGGCAGGGCAGCGTCGAGGCCGAGCTGAGGGAGCTGGCGGAGCGGATCGTGCCGGGACGTGTCGAGTTCGGCGGCGTGGTCAGCCCTGCGGAGTCCGCTCGGTGGATCCGTGGCGCGGCCGGAGCATTGGTCAGCATCGTCCCGGGCATCGGGTACGACTTCGCCAAGCCGACGAAGACCTATGCGGCCGCCGCCGTCGGAACCCCGGTGCTGTTCGCCGGGGCCGCCGCCGGCGGAGACCTGGTTCGACAGGCCGGGTTGGGATGCGCGGTCGAGTTTCGTGCGGAGGCGGTGGCCGAAGGCATGCGGCAACTGCTTGGTGAGCGCGCTTCGGGGCTGTCGGAGCAGCGCCGCATGGAGCGCGCGGAGTGGGCGCGGAAGTCCGTCTCGCTCGACGCCGTCGCGGATCGCGTGGCCGCGGTGATCCACGATGCGGCCTACGGTCGTTGA